The Cynocephalus volans isolate mCynVol1 chromosome 1, mCynVol1.pri, whole genome shotgun sequence region GCTAACCTGTTTGCACAATTCTCCACTTGCAAGGGACAGCCACCAGAATTAGGCTCAGCATCAGCTGCCTCTGCCTCATCCACGATAATTTTGTTCTTGCGCATGAGGGCCTCAATTGAGCTGGCCCACGTTTCGTGAATTAACGTGTTTGTGATCTGGTCGGTCCCGCCTCTTAGATACAAGCAAGAGTCAGATTTGCAAAGACCCGATGAGGAAGCGCTGCTGACCGGCTGCACGCTGAGGAAATGTTGCGGGCAGTTTTGAGCAAAGCTGTCTAAGGAGTTGGCCTTGATGGGTGCGTTCACTGTTAACCTGGCGCATGGGGATCTGCTATCGGGCATGGACGACTGTCTGCAGCACAATGGGGATCGCGGAGAGGGAGACAGCAAGCCAGCCGTCCAGTCGTGGCTGCTTCGTCTGGAGGAGGGGCtatctttgctttctctctccatgTCCCTCAGCATGTACCTGTAGAACTCCTCGGTGATGCTCTCTGTGCTGGACTGCTTGGAGGGGCAGCTCGACCGCACGCCCAGGTGGTCATTTTTCCGGCATGCTTTTTGCATTGCTGAGCTCAGAATGCTGCTGGCATTCTTGCCTGCATAGTAATCCAGCAGTAACTCAAATCCTCTCCCTTCATTTTCCATCTGGTTCACCATGAACCTGGAAAACTCATCCGTGATGCTCTCGCAGCTGGACTGTTTGGAGACTGAGCTGGCCCTGCTGACCGGCTGGCTTAAGGTGCTCATTAACCCCAGGCCGTTTCTGTAGGCCCTGGCCTCAGAGTCCTCCTCTGGGATGCTTTCACAGCTGGAGGCCTTCAGCCGGTTCCACCTGTCGCAGCCCCCCAGGAACCGATTCCGGGGATAGCCCTGGGCTTGCCCCACACCGTCCACCATGGAGAACTCCGTCAGGTTCATGATCTTGGCTGCCACTTCATTTGCGAAAACATTGACAGAATCTGGGACGTCCTCCAGGTTCAGAGACTCGTCCACGACCCTGTTCATCAGCTTCTCCTTCAGTTCGGGGTGCTCATCCGTCTTCCTCTTGATCTCACTGAGCCGGGGGGGCTTGTGTTTCCTCACAGCGGCCCCACCAGCCtggctttccttctttctcttcaagGACCGGCATGACACGTTTGGTGTAACCAGAAACTCGCTCCCTCTTTTCCATGCACAAAACCAGGGTTGTTTTCCGCTGGAGTTGTCAAGGCAAATTGCTGCCATCTCAGTTGCCATGGAGACGACCGTCTCCGCTAATTCCTCGGCAAAGTCTGTAATGCAGTAGACGCCGGCTTGCTTCGCTGGCAGCGTGGACGGAGCAGGAAGGGGCACGTCATCCCCTAACAAGGACAGATGAACTTGGGCTTCGTTGTTCAGAGGTGTGGCACAATTGCACTTCTCTTGGGTGTCTGGGGTGATACTGTCCTCAGCACCCTGGGAGCTGCGTCTGCACTTGCTGACTGTCAGTGCACTCTCTGCTCTGCAAGAGGCTCTGCCTTCATTCTCGCAGTGGCTGGGTGACTGACGAGGGGGTTCCGTATCCTCTGCCACTGTTCCTTTCAGATATAGATCTTTGGGAGATGTTTTAGCAGTGGAAGAATCAGGGACTCTGTGACTACATGACACCTCAGATTGCAGTGTAGGGATCCTGACGAGGCCCCGCCCCGATAAGCCATTGCCGTCTTGCTTCAGATGCACGTCATCCACAAGATCACTGACGAGGAGACCGCCGCTGTGTGCAGTGCGAAGTGGGTGGCTGCTGGAGTGTTCAGTGGCTTCTGTCCATGCTTGATTAGCAGCTTGACCTGATGGCTGGCTGCCCAGTTCTGTCTTCCTCCACTGAATGGTCTCCTTAGAAAGGGCGGTGGGACATTCACCAAGCCGTGCAATATGGCTCATCTCCTTGAACGTGAAGCATATCACACTGAAGAGCAGTTGATTTACACTATCCATGAAGGTGTCCAGAGTTTCAGATGAATGCCTGTCATTGCTGGGGTCGATCACTTTATGTTTCTGGTGAACTTCATCGATGGAATGCTTCAGGATCACATGGGACAGGGTCTGGGCCAGTTCATTCCTGAGGACATTTTCTGAGCACAGAGTCTGAGGCTTTGAAGCAGTTTCTATGACCCTCCTGTTCATGGAGTCCACGAAGTCTCCAAGGCTGCTGTAGGTATTAGGCCGTGTTAAAACCAGAGCAGCCTCCTTAAGCAATCCCTCTGCAATGGCTTCCTTCTCCAGCTCCATGCTCCTCCCTGCTGCAAAACTACAAAGTGGGGAGGTTGCTTCAGAAACCTCACTTGTAGGCAAGAGGCCACTTGGAGCCGTAGGGCACGTCACCTCTTCTCTTTCACCCAGGCCACAGACAGCAACGGCACTTGCCACCTGAGTCATGCCACACAAAGCAGATGGAAAGGAGTATTCGCTGATGGAAGGTTCCTGGAGGACTGGGGATGTTCGAGGTTGCCGTGCTTCATTGCCTCCCGGTGGACAGTTTGATACCAGGGATTCTTGCTCCAATCTGAGTCTTTCTGTGGCTTGCGGACTGGAAATGGTTCCAATCACGGTGGCCGCACAAGCTAACGCTACTTCTAGAGCACTCTGGGGATGACTGCTGGAGTTCTGTCCAGGGAGGACACCTGGGGTTTCAACAGAGGCTTCCATCCTGGGCCACGAGGAGATGCCTGGCTCAGGGACAGCATCGCTGCCGTCTGGACTCTGAACGATGACGATTTGGGGGAGCTCATTCCATGACTGAGAGTCCACTATATCTTTTGTGGAACAGCTACTGGGAAGTAGGGCCCTTTCTACAGGGACACTGACTGCAGGTTCCCAGAGTAGTGTAGGCTGAGACTGAGATAATCTAATAAATGCATCTTGCAGCACGGATTCTGCTAAATTTGTAGCATATTTGCCTGTCATGGCTTTTCCATCTTGTATAGGAGGAAGATAGTTTCTAGTGTTTTCATGGTCTCCTGGGTCTGAGTTGCTGCCCTGCTCAGTGAAAGTGCCACATGCAGAAGACACATCTTTCTTAACCATCGTGGAGAAATGAGCTTCATTTGGATTATACAGTGCCTGGGATTTTTCCACTTGACCTTTAAAATGTTCTGAATAACGATAATTTGTGGCTGTCCTCTCACTCCCCACAGCTACACCTTTCCACTGTGGTGGCTTGGCTGAGGGATCTAGACTCTGCAAGTCAGTGTTTTCTACTACATCTTCCAGAGATCGTTCTGCTTTAATCAACGCTGTGTGATATTTGCTAATGCAGTTGTCTTCCAGGGCACAAATCAACTTTTCCTGATTGTAATTCCATTCCTCTTGGGTAGCTTCCTTTGGTTTTTCACTTTCCAAAACATTAGctgaaacatttatattttcataaccTGGTGAAGAGAAAATGAGGGCCACTATTAGTTTTTGGATAGCAGGTCATCATGAgtctaaaataataattactttctaaaaatgtcttaaaGCATCagctatcttttttttcccctttaaatatAGTATTCTGAATGTTTCTTTGAGAAAAGTGAATCTGAAAaggtttttgaattttattatggATCGCCACCCGACACAATGGCTTTCAACATGGGATACAAATGCAAGTGCCAGAGTAGGTGAGGACTGGTCACCATTGTTCAGGGGAAAGCAATGCAAACAATTGCATCCTAGAGCTTTCTAGTAGGtacagagggaggaggaaggatatGTAGAGCAACCTCAAGCGTAGACCTTGTTGCAAAGATTTGCTGTGAAGTTTGCATGGGACTTGCCCCAGAGACAGTGGAAGCAACATCTGGGGTATCCCTTCCTCTGTGGCTAATAATGGGGGGAAGGAACCCATTGTTCATTGAGCTCTGTTAATGAGTCAACAGAAAGAGCCCAGAATAAATGAGTGCTGAGCACTTTCCCAGGTTGTCTCCTCTGCCCTCACAACAATCATTAGCTGTAGGAACTACTGTACTCCCAGattacagagaaggaaaggagagctCAGAAAGGTTAGATTATTTGCCCAGGTCTCACAGCCTCAAAGTGACAGtactgggattcaaatccaggccaTCCAACTTGGCTCCAGCTAATATACAGCTTTTATGGAAGTCTTAGGGAAGTTAACTTTCCTCCCAGTCACAGCCTCCCTCTCTTGGCAGGCAGGAGGATTTCCCCTTGAAACACACAGATTTCCTTCAGCATCCCTAAGGCATCTTTTGGAGTTCGGGTCCATTCAACCATTAAGTCTGCTAAGGGCACTAGTCAGCATCTTCATCAgtgttctcttttcctccttccttccttaaaACTCAGCAAGTGAAGATTATGATGTGTCAGCCCAACTGATGTGGCTTGAAGCTTTTCTGAAATCTCACCGAGACCTTTTACAGGGTGACTCATTTCAGGATATACATTTGTTTCATTGGAACGTTCTCACCATTCCTGCTGTATTCTTCCACCTCGCTTTCCTCCTCCAAGTGCTCAGAAGCGGTGAGAAAGTCTTCCTCAATTGAGGACAAGGAACAGTTTGTGTCATCCTCCAGTTTCAAGAGGTTTGTTTCCAGGTGGAGCTGCCGCTCCTGTACCAGGTCCAGACCAATCAAAAATTTGTTGATTTCAAAGATGATGCAATTGGTACTGTTTGGTTTGTTCCCTCTTGCACACTGGACCAAGCAGATATCTGGCAGCCAAGGGTACtaaaagcagagggaaaaaaggcatttattaaaaagggaaaataaaagtcTATTGTCCTGACCTTTCTCTTTCTACCAATCTCTCCTGTTAAAAGGAATGGGGACttttaaaatacttgaaatattttctgGGCTTATATTGATGaactacttgaaaaaaaaattgaagtgatGTTTGGGAACACAGGGTACCTAGGAGAAAATTTGACTGAGGGTGAGATAGACCAGCTGTATTACAGCTTCTTCCtgttaaagcaaatattaaactgggcaaagaaaaacagataagaaAGAGTTTATTGAAGGCTATTAAAATAGGGGTGCCATAGactgaatatccccccaaaacttaatccgtactataacagtattaagagggtgggaaatcctattgtggtaattgagaggtggggccttaaagaggtaattagattgtgggaaccatgccctggtgaatggattaatccattgatggtttaatggtggccatgggtgtggttctgagggctttaaaagaggaatgtggagttagctctctctctgctctgccaatctgccatgtgagacccctacatcactgtcaccaccaccaaggccttcttcagatgtgttccctggactttgggcttcccagcctcagcaactgtaagtaataaatgttttttttttttttttttttaaattacccagtttcaggaattttgttataagcaacagaaacagactaatataaggGAAGAGAGGCCAGAACTAGGTTGAACCACAGCTCCACTAAAACAAAAGGCAATAGGGTTCTTAGGAGCTGAGGTGAGGAGGAGATCTTAGGCCatttgtgtttgctaattggcttTACCTAAAGGAAAAGCAAACTTTTTTGTATCTTCATGACAGGAGGTAGTTTTACAACTCGGAGCGAGATGCCCACAGAAGCAAGGCTCCTACCCTTCCACAGAGGCTGGGAAATTAGGTCCACTATCTTctttgatgattacatttcaaagagattgCCCCCAGGTTTTTGAGAAACACATTCCTGAGGTGTAAACCTGGCATGagcctttaaaaaaagatttttatttcaaagaggaagagaaagaatttacaattatGGTTTCTAAATTAAATGATGTAAGAAAAAATAGATCAGGTTTGAAAGTCTGAAAGTAGCCTGttttagaaatgggcaaaggttTTGGCTTTGAGGGGAGTTAATTTTCTACTTGGGTTGCTCTACCTGAAACATCACTTGTTATAATGAGCCCAACCCTAGATTTAGCAAAAAGCTTTTAATTGGTAAGGTCAGAGATCAAAGCCCGGCACAGCAGTGGAGAAACTGTAGGACTGGTGTAGAGAGGCTCTTAAAACTCAGGTTTGGGTATTATTTcttgtcattgtggttttgtctAATACAGAGGGTACTTTGAgtcattttctgtgttttttcaaAAACCTGAACTTCTAAGAAAAAGTACTATTAGATTGACATCTTGAATAGCAAATTGTAATGGGCTATGTGTCAATCTTCACGAAGCACCTGGAATAGAGTAAGAAATAGTGCATgactttcttggtttcttgaGATTTGGAAGGATTGTAGgataaaagaagattttaaaaagctactGCAAAACTAAAAATCCAAGGAAGAACAGTTTGGTGGAAGACAAATGCTCATCATTTCAATCTGGATCTATGTTATACATACATCACTATAACATGCcttatgtgtatttttcttgtaaattgaTTAAGCAATTTTACCTATGTTTCTTCAAATAAATGATGTTATGATGATTTGTATAATAGCAATGAACATGAATgcactgaataataataataatagtattttagtctttacttcattttttaaaatttttattttttggcggctggctggtacagggttccAAACAGTTTTTACttcatttaaataacattttttttaatgggaattttatttttggagtcCGGGAAATTCCCTTTTCATCCTTGGGGCTACTGTCCTCTATTTGCTAGCTTGGCTAGTCTGGTATCTCCTAAGGAACAACGAACATCTGAAAAGATAATATTGTGGGCTTCTGGGATCACAAGGTATGAATTAGAATTTTGGTACTGTTCCTAAAAGAGAAGACAGTTCTGTTTTTGATTATCCAGTAGATTTGTAGAAATCCAAGCTAAATAACCAAAGCTCTATATGTCTGCTTCAGTTCAAGTACAATTTAGCACCATGAATTTGAGAAGATAATTGAAAGTAGGAGTTGATGTAAGGGCAAACCCTGTCAACCTCTGAGTGGCAATATTTAGGAGAAATACAAATGAAGACTATTTTCAAATACAGAGATGTTGATTCATATGCTATAGGAGTTTACGTGTAGCATCTGTTTGGGGTTCATAATGATTTGAGCTGAGCTGACTATAGAGGACTTATTATTAAGCAAATGGCTTATCAAGAACTTATATTCCTTACCTGTGAAACTTCAAAATCTGCCTGGAGATTCCCAGACGCTAACCCACTTAAGAggacaatttcattttcttttggttgTTGAACATTCATGGAGTTGATAAGTTTTGGAAGATCTGGTGAAATGTTGACCAATTTCTGTAGAGCAAGAATCTTTATTAGTTTAGATGATTTCTTTTTACTTCCAAAATACTACCAAGAAACTACCAAATAATTTTACTTGCAAAAATAATTTACCCATATAACTGCTCATAGTACATATTGCTTAATCTACTAAGATTATTACTAGAAGAAATTgtgtaaaattaaaacttaagaGTTTAGATTGGAACAGAAAATTTAAGCTTTAGAAatttttacttctaaattttccaaagtaaacatttaataattaCTGTCACACCACAGGTATAAACAgtagtttgaaaacatttttctttttaaggtctTAGGagaattgttttttaataatattttatgctAATAAAgccaattttaataataataaaatgatgacTAATTGATTTTATTCTGGTTATGTACTAGGCACTATGCTAAGGAATGTACATATATTTCATCTCACTGCATATAATTTTTACAATAAGTCTATACGGATTAGGTACCgttattactttcattttacaCATAGCAGCTTAAGACCCAGAGAAGATTAATAACTCACACAATTTTATGTAACTTAATCAGTGCCAAAGTGTCTTCTCTTGGCCAAAGCAAAAGATTATCTCAAATCACTCACATCTATTCTTTAAATACACAGTTCTTAAGATGCCAATTTGCTTTGGTCCTTCCTATGCTCTCTGTTTGATAGACTCTGCACCATAATTTGATCAGATAAATTttgtacaatttattttaaaaaatggctccAGTACTACACAAATGATGATATTTGGAGCTTGGTGAAAATTTTTGATGGATAATCTATGTGGGCAACTGGGTTGAGAAGCTTCGGGTTCAGCATTGTCAAGAAAAAACATTATAGCAATAACAATGTGATTGCAGGTCTGCTGATCTGTGATACTCAACCTCCAAATGGTGAGCTGTTATACTTTAAACAGTATTACAGAGGTCAAACCAATGTCAGCTTTGGGCATAGAATGACAATCTTATCACACTACTTCATTCTTCCTATTGTACCAGAAGGCTCTGCTTCCAAAGAACTGAACAGACCTCCAAGTGTTTCAGTGTTGCCAAAGATTTACATCAGGATCTTCACAACCTTGCATGAACTTGGGATATTTAGCACCACAGTATGAAAAATTTCAAGCCCCTCATGTGTGTAAGACAATGAAGTCAAGATTAGAGATAAAACATTTGATGAATGCAGCAGGAAGGGGCAAAGCTGAGAGACAGAGGGAATCCAGCTGATTTTGTAAAGACTTTGGAAAAGTCATCTCAGACAGGGCATTTGAGAGCAGAGGaaggggggagaagggaaagtcaCATGAAGGCACTTGAGGGCAAGAGGAAGAGTGCCTGCTTGAACAGTGCTGCCTACATGGGAAAGCATGGAACCATCTAAAGAGCCTCCTACAAAATAAGCATCATCTACAGGATGAAGTCATACTAAGTAGCCCTTGAGATGAGCTTCTGGAGGGCTGGAGTTCCAAGTTTTACCTGTTGCAGGTGCTCTGGGCTGCATTCATCCTTGGTTACATCCAGGTTCACAAAGCAGACCTAGAAAAGAGGGCAAAAACATCAGTTAAGTGAAAAACATGGCAGTCCTTTCAGAAGAAAGTAAGAATCAGTTGTGGCAATGATTTGAGagttctatatattttatatagtttgGCGTAGAAACAGCTGTTTCACCTTTGGCCTTCTATGTAAATCTTTAACACCTTGCTCATGCTTCCCATCAGCCCCAGCAAATACCCTTTCCCTTTCATGGCCCAACATAGTAAAAAATGTCTGCTTGTTTTAGAACCAATATAACAGTCACAACAAAATCCTAAGATTTATAAGGCATCATCTAATCTCATGAAATGGGGAAAGAAAGGACAGCCAGTGCCATGATGGACAGCACCAGTGCAACCGGCTGCCTTGCTGGCAGCAGCATTCCCTACCACTGTCACAGGCACTAGTGCTGAACGAGTGGCTTGtgacagccaccaccatagcAACTGCTGCTACAAGTGTGGCTTGCTGCCATGCCAGTAGCCGCTGCAGCCTCATAAGAGGCTTGCTGACCACTAAttggcatagacagaaggagagtcaccagtggggcccagggaaagaggtgagtgaccTCAAACCTGCGACCCAGTGGCCCAGCCCACAAGGAGAATTAATACTTCATTATGCAGTAGCACAACTGGGGTTGCAAAGTATGTGTGCAGCTCACTGGACTTCCTTCATCTGAGGAGAGGCACATGTGGAATTCCCCAAGAATACAGAAACCCAGGACAC contains the following coding sequences:
- the SPHKAP gene encoding A-kinase anchor protein SPHKAP, which translates into the protein MREEDMLKKLSAGKIFQVLRSNSLLESTDYWLQNQRTPCQIGFVEDKSENCASVCFVNLDVTKDECSPEHLQQKLVNISPDLPKLINSMNVQQPKENEIVLLSGLASGNLQADFEVSQYPWLPDICLVQCARGNKPNSTNCIIFEINKFLIGLDLVQERQLHLETNLLKLEDDTNCSLSSIEEDFLTASEHLEEESEVEEYSRNGYENINVSANVLESEKPKEATQEEWNYNQEKLICALEDNCISKYHTALIKAERSLEDVVENTDLQSLDPSAKPPQWKGVAVGSERTATNYRYSEHFKGQVEKSQALYNPNEAHFSTMVKKDVSSACGTFTEQGSNSDPGDHENTRNYLPPIQDGKAMTGKYATNLAESVLQDAFIRLSQSQPTLLWEPAVSVPVERALLPSSCSTKDIVDSQSWNELPQIVIVQSPDGSDAVPEPGISSWPRMEASVETPGVLPGQNSSSHPQSALEVALACAATVIGTISSPQATERLRLEQESLVSNCPPGGNEARQPRTSPVLQEPSISEYSFPSALCGMTQVASAVAVCGLGEREEVTCPTAPSGLLPTSEVSEATSPLCSFAAGRSMELEKEAIAEGLLKEAALVLTRPNTYSSLGDFVDSMNRRVIETASKPQTLCSENVLRNELAQTLSHVILKHSIDEVHQKHKVIDPSNDRHSSETLDTFMDSVNQLLFSVICFTFKEMSHIARLGECPTALSKETIQWRKTELGSQPSGQAANQAWTEATEHSSSHPLRTAHSGGLLVSDLVDDVHLKQDGNGLSGRGLVRIPTLQSEVSCSHRVPDSSTAKTSPKDLYLKGTVAEDTEPPRQSPSHCENEGRASCRAESALTVSKCRRSSQGAEDSITPDTQEKCNCATPLNNEAQVHLSLLGDDVPLPAPSTLPAKQAGVYCITDFAEELAETVVSMATEMAAICLDNSSGKQPWFCAWKRGSEFLVTPNVSCRSLKRKKESQAGGAAVRKHKPPRLSEIKRKTDEHPELKEKLMNRVVDESLNLEDVPDSVNVFANEVAAKIMNLTEFSMVDGVGQAQGYPRNRFLGGCDRWNRLKASSCESIPEEDSEARAYRNGLGLMSTLSQPVSRASSVSKQSSCESITDEFSRFMVNQMENEGRGFELLLDYYAGKNASSILSSAMQKACRKNDHLGVRSSCPSKQSSTESITEEFYRYMLRDMERESKDSPSSRRSSHDWTAGLLSPSPRSPLCCRQSSMPDSRSPCARLTVNAPIKANSLDSFAQNCPQHFLSVQPVSSASSSGLCKSDSCLYLRGGTDQITNTLIHETWASSIEALMRKNKIIVDEAEAADAEPNSGGCPLQVENCANRLAASRVHSGPTLLVQESVGETRRDSVTEIKHPPVSSPSKTSPLTNHNSFDSKQETSSCCDVVPRNHTRLSLCSREVPLIQIETDQREECVGEPEPFLSKSRPLEEAEECLHKEKAPDVAKGGETVVSDCQNCSDSLDDKDVPEAEVPTEARAPDEFPSPPSSSEESTGSWSQLAHEEDNPDDTSSFLQLSGRSMSNGNSSATSSLGIMDLDIYQESMPSSPMINELVEEKEILKGQSENIEARASGLPVGTTSHQRSLLVINFDLEPECPDAELRATLQWIAASELGIPTIYFKKSQENRIEKFLDVVRLVHQKSWKVGDIFHAVVQYCKMHEERKDGTLSLFDWLLELG